In Salmonella enterica subsp. enterica serovar Typhimurium str. LT2, a single window of DNA contains:
- the hypO gene encoding putative Ni/Fe hydrogenases, small subunit (similar to E. coli putative hydrogenase subunit (AAC76033.1); Blastp hit to AAC76033.1 (372 aa), 96% identity in aa 1 - 372), with translation MTGDNTLITSHGINRRDFMKLCAALAATMGLSSKAAAEMAESVSNPQRPPVIWIGAQECTGCTESLLRATHPTVENLVLETISLEYHEVLSAAFGHQVEENKHNALEKYKGQYVLVVDGSIPLKDNGIYCMVAGEPIVDHIRKAADGAAAIIAIGSCSAWGGVAAAGVNPTGAVSLQEVLPGKTVINIPGCPPNPHNFLATVAHIITYGTPPKLDAKNRPTFAYGRLIHEHCERRPHFDAGRFAKEFGDEGHRQGWCLYHLGCKGPETWGNCSTLQFCDVGGVWPVAIGHPCYGCNEEGIGFHKGIHQLAHVENQTPRSEKPDVNMKEGGNISAGAVGLLGGVVGLVAGVSVMAVRELGRQQKKDNADSRGE, from the coding sequence ATGACTGGAGATAATACTCTCATCACTTCTCACGGCATTAACCGTCGTGATTTCATGAAGCTTTGTGCAGCACTGGCCGCTACTATGGGGCTCAGTAGCAAAGCCGCCGCAGAAATGGCAGAATCGGTATCCAATCCACAGCGTCCGCCCGTTATCTGGATTGGCGCTCAGGAGTGTACCGGTTGTACCGAATCACTGCTTCGTGCTACACACCCAACCGTTGAAAACCTCGTTCTGGAGACCATCTCTCTGGAATACCACGAGGTGCTTTCCGCCGCATTCGGTCACCAGGTCGAAGAAAACAAACATAACGCTCTGGAGAAGTATAAAGGGCAATATGTTCTGGTGGTGGATGGTTCTATCCCACTAAAAGATAACGGTATCTACTGCATGGTTGCCGGCGAGCCGATCGTGGATCACATCCGCAAAGCCGCTGATGGCGCAGCCGCGATTATCGCTATCGGTTCCTGCTCGGCATGGGGCGGCGTTGCTGCGGCTGGCGTAAACCCAACCGGCGCTGTCAGTCTGCAGGAAGTCTTACCGGGCAAAACGGTTATCAATATTCCAGGTTGTCCGCCAAACCCGCATAACTTCCTGGCGACCGTCGCGCATATCATCACTTACGGCACGCCGCCGAAGCTGGATGCGAAAAATCGTCCAACCTTTGCCTATGGCCGTCTGATTCATGAGCATTGCGAACGTCGTCCACACTTCGACGCAGGCCGTTTTGCCAAAGAATTTGGCGACGAAGGCCACCGTCAGGGCTGGTGTCTCTACCATCTTGGCTGTAAAGGGCCGGAAACCTGGGGCAACTGTTCTACGTTACAGTTCTGTGACGTTGGCGGCGTCTGGCCAGTGGCGATCGGTCATCCTTGCTATGGCTGTAACGAAGAAGGTATCGGCTTCCATAAGGGCATTCACCAGCTTGCTCATGTCGAAAACCAAACTCCGCGTTCAGAGAAACCTGACGTCAATATGAAAGAAGGCGGCAATATCTCTGCGGGCGCTGTCGGTCTGCTTGGCGGCGTAGTCGGTCTGGTTGCCGGCGTCAGCGTGATGGCGGTACGTGAACTGGGGCGTCAGCAAAAGAAAGATAACGCTGACTCACGGGGAGAATAA
- the yghW gene encoding putative cytoplasmic protein (similar to E. coli orf, hypothetical protein (AAC76034.1); Blastp hit to AAC76034.1 (95 aa), 78% identity in aa 1 - 94): protein MNNHFGKGLMAGLHAPYAYSAHHAVNFCSEYKRGFVLGFTHRMFEKTGDRQLSAWEAGILTRRYGLDKEMVMDFFKENHSGMAVRFFMAGYRLEG, encoded by the coding sequence ATGAATAATCATTTTGGGAAAGGGTTAATGGCCGGGTTGCACGCGCCATATGCATATAGCGCGCATCATGCGGTGAATTTCTGTTCTGAGTATAAACGTGGCTTTGTATTGGGTTTTACACACCGTATGTTCGAAAAGACCGGCGATCGTCAACTTAGCGCGTGGGAGGCTGGAATTCTGACGCGTCGCTATGGTCTGGATAAAGAAATGGTGATGGATTTCTTTAAAGAGAATCATTCCGGGATGGCGGTTCGCTTCTTTATGGCCGGTTATCGACTCGAAGGTTGA
- a CDS encoding putative methyl-accepting chemotaxis protein (similar to E. coli methyl-accepting chemotaxis protein I, serine sensor receptor (AAC77311.1); Blastp hit to AAC77311.1 (551 aa), 43% identity in aa 1 - 551) has product MRLLQNFTIRMVMLTILGLFCLLWSGVGLYSVHALSEVSEGNDIDRHLVRQMTVLSQGNDQYFRFVTRLSRAMDVKIGGGTPDFAPARQSLENMRQKLEEMKALSPGPMNPDISREVLSNWQALLEKGVVPQMQLAQQGSLTAWSEHASTVTPALSRAFGASAERFSHEAGAMLDNTRVMVDGKTYTIRILLITAVILGIAILIFTDRYLVAMMVKPLERIRQQFQRIAQGDLSQPIEALGRNCVGRLVPLLRAMQDSLREAVSTIRAGSDNIWRGATEISTGNNDLSSRTEEQAAALEETAASMEQLTATVKMNAEHARQASQLADAASLTAGKGGELVSDVVETMNGISASSQQIAEITTVINSIAFQTNILALNAAVEAARAGEQGRGFAVVAGEVRNLASRSAGAAKEIEALIGESVRRVAQGAQLVQETGATMDAILRGVTEVTTIMKQIASASEEQSKGISQVGVAITQMDSVTQQNAALVEQVSAAAAALERQTEDLQRSVQQFRLSASEPQQRVTAKAAPGVQRMASAPAQSTDEWVSF; this is encoded by the coding sequence ATGCGTTTGCTGCAAAACTTTACTATTCGTATGGTCATGCTGACGATACTGGGACTTTTTTGTCTACTCTGGTCGGGGGTGGGGTTATACAGCGTCCATGCTTTATCCGAAGTTTCGGAAGGAAATGATATTGACCGGCATCTTGTGCGGCAAATGACGGTGCTAAGCCAGGGTAACGATCAATATTTCCGCTTTGTTACCCGCCTTAGCCGCGCGATGGATGTAAAAATCGGCGGCGGCACGCCCGATTTTGCGCCCGCCCGGCAGTCGCTCGAGAATATGCGTCAGAAGCTGGAGGAGATGAAAGCGCTATCGCCAGGGCCGATGAACCCTGATATCTCAAGGGAGGTCTTGTCCAACTGGCAGGCCTTGCTGGAGAAAGGCGTCGTTCCTCAAATGCAACTGGCGCAGCAAGGATCGCTGACCGCCTGGAGCGAACATGCCAGTACGGTCACGCCCGCACTCAGTCGCGCGTTCGGCGCCAGCGCGGAACGGTTTAGTCATGAAGCTGGCGCCATGCTGGATAACACACGTGTGATGGTCGATGGTAAAACCTATACCATCCGCATCCTGCTTATCACGGCGGTGATTCTGGGCATTGCTATCCTGATTTTTACCGATCGCTATCTGGTTGCAATGATGGTGAAACCGCTGGAGCGCATCCGTCAGCAGTTTCAGCGCATCGCGCAAGGCGATCTTAGCCAGCCGATTGAAGCGTTGGGGCGTAACTGCGTAGGCCGGTTGGTGCCGCTACTACGCGCGATGCAGGACAGTTTACGCGAAGCCGTGAGTACGATCCGCGCCGGAAGCGACAATATCTGGCGCGGCGCGACGGAAATTTCTACCGGTAATAACGATCTCTCTTCCCGAACGGAAGAACAGGCCGCCGCGCTGGAAGAAACTGCCGCCAGCATGGAACAGCTTACCGCAACGGTGAAAATGAACGCCGAACACGCTCGCCAGGCGAGTCAGCTTGCGGATGCCGCCTCGCTAACGGCAGGAAAAGGCGGTGAACTGGTTTCCGATGTGGTAGAAACAATGAACGGTATTTCCGCCAGTTCGCAGCAGATCGCCGAAATTACTACCGTGATTAATAGTATTGCTTTCCAGACCAATATTCTGGCCTTGAACGCAGCGGTAGAAGCGGCCAGAGCGGGCGAGCAGGGACGCGGCTTCGCGGTGGTCGCCGGTGAGGTACGTAACCTGGCCAGCCGCAGCGCGGGGGCGGCGAAAGAAATTGAAGCCTTAATTGGCGAATCGGTACGTCGCGTAGCGCAGGGCGCGCAGTTGGTCCAGGAGACCGGCGCGACGATGGACGCCATCCTGCGCGGCGTCACGGAAGTGACGACGATTATGAAACAGATCGCGTCCGCCTCCGAAGAACAGAGTAAAGGTATTTCTCAGGTTGGCGTGGCGATCACGCAAATGGATAGCGTTACGCAACAAAACGCCGCGCTGGTTGAGCAGGTTTCCGCGGCGGCGGCGGCGCTGGAACGGCAGACGGAGGATTTGCAACGCTCCGTACAGCAGTTCCGGCTTTCCGCTAGTGAGCCGCAACAACGCGTAACGGCGAAAGCGGCGCCTGGCGTTCAGAGAATGGCGTCGGCTCCCGCACAGTCTACTGATGAATGGGTTTCCTTCTGA